A window of Treponema pectinovorum contains these coding sequences:
- the ftsH gene encoding ATP-dependent zinc metalloprotease FtsH: MSDDKKNGQSEGQNPNEEKNSLPQTPSEQKKSEPSKNEGKKRVPRKNSAQNDDPYNFFKLSINEPSEDENKKHGKRPQRFPFFAMVLITVFAFAFINMFLMPKVDNSIPFSEFRQLVENGSIVSVELGENSFVGYGPKESISSEGNVGNNSDSAIQRLNERFSPKLLLQGERAQETRKVYRTTGVLMQDFIHLLNEKGVQYKFVIKQSNWFTQLLLNLVLPFGIIFLMYFFIFRKMGGGAGGMGSIFGAGANRAKAVEEGKVKTRFSDVEGVDEAKDELIEVVDFLKEPKKYTDIGGKIPKGVLLVGPPGTGKTLLARAVAGEAGVPFFSISGSDFVEMFVGVGASRVRDLFRQAREKAPCIVFIDEIDALGKSRVNGFGGGNDEREQTLNQLLVEMDGFENEKGLIILAATNRSDILDPALLRPGRFDRQVPVEKPDVKGREAILRIHAKNVKLDNDVDFVSIAHGTTGFAGADLANVVNEAALLAVRNGRKKVTMDDFNEAIDKVSIGLKKKSRKDNKKEMRLVSVHETGHALVAAFTPDFAPVNKITVVPRSHGVGGFTQYREEEEKNFMTRKDIINEVDSCLGGRAAEEVLLGDISTGASNDIARATELIKRMITDFGMSEKFKNMTLGKGVLGHQGADPNIYREFSEETQRYIDEEIAKIMDERYSHVLKLLGEHKELLDYIANRLLEIETMDGKEFYEIVKNEQHCKELVQNQASPEVAAAVDGESQ; the protein is encoded by the coding sequence ATGAGCGACGATAAGAAAAACGGACAGAGCGAAGGTCAAAATCCTAACGAAGAAAAAAACAGCTTACCACAAACTCCTTCTGAGCAAAAAAAATCAGAGCCTTCAAAAAATGAGGGTAAAAAGCGAGTTCCACGCAAAAATTCTGCACAGAATGACGATCCATATAATTTTTTTAAACTTTCTATAAATGAGCCATCAGAGGATGAAAATAAAAAACATGGAAAACGTCCTCAAAGATTCCCTTTTTTTGCGATGGTTTTGATTACCGTTTTTGCTTTTGCTTTTATAAATATGTTCCTAATGCCAAAAGTTGATAATTCAATTCCTTTTTCGGAATTTAGACAGCTGGTAGAAAACGGCTCAATAGTTTCTGTTGAATTGGGTGAAAACTCTTTTGTTGGTTACGGTCCAAAAGAAAGCATTTCTTCTGAAGGAAATGTTGGAAACAATTCGGATTCTGCAATACAACGGTTAAATGAACGTTTTTCTCCTAAACTTTTGTTGCAAGGAGAAAGAGCACAAGAAACTCGTAAAGTTTACAGAACCACTGGAGTTTTGATGCAGGACTTTATTCATCTTTTAAACGAAAAAGGTGTTCAATATAAATTTGTAATAAAACAGTCGAATTGGTTTACTCAATTGCTTCTAAATCTTGTCCTCCCATTTGGAATAATTTTTCTTATGTACTTTTTTATCTTTCGAAAAATGGGTGGTGGCGCTGGTGGAATGGGTTCTATCTTTGGAGCAGGTGCAAATAGAGCAAAAGCGGTAGAAGAAGGCAAAGTTAAAACCCGTTTTTCGGATGTAGAAGGTGTTGATGAAGCAAAAGACGAATTGATAGAAGTTGTAGATTTCTTAAAAGAACCAAAAAAATACACAGACATCGGTGGAAAAATTCCAAAAGGAGTTCTCCTTGTTGGCCCTCCTGGAACTGGTAAAACGCTTTTAGCACGTGCCGTTGCAGGCGAAGCTGGCGTTCCGTTCTTTAGCATTTCTGGTTCGGATTTTGTCGAAATGTTTGTCGGTGTTGGTGCAAGCAGAGTTAGAGATTTGTTCCGTCAGGCTAGAGAAAAAGCGCCTTGTATCGTTTTTATCGATGAAATTGATGCACTTGGTAAGAGCCGCGTAAACGGTTTTGGCGGTGGCAATGATGAGCGCGAGCAAACTTTGAATCAGCTTTTGGTAGAAATGGATGGTTTTGAAAACGAAAAAGGTCTCATCATCCTTGCTGCAACAAACCGCTCTGATATTCTTGACCCTGCTCTGTTGCGACCTGGACGGTTTGACCGTCAGGTTCCTGTTGAAAAACCAGATGTAAAAGGTCGTGAAGCGATTTTAAGGATTCATGCAAAGAACGTAAAACTCGATAATGATGTTGATTTTGTTTCTATCGCACACGGAACAACTGGTTTTGCTGGAGCGGATTTGGCAAACGTTGTAAACGAAGCGGCTCTGCTTGCAGTTCGCAACGGAAGAAAAAAAGTTACGATGGACGATTTTAACGAAGCAATCGATAAAGTCAGCATCGGTTTAAAAAAGAAAAGCCGCAAAGACAACAAAAAAGAGATGCGACTTGTTTCTGTTCATGAAACTGGGCACGCACTTGTTGCAGCATTTACGCCAGACTTTGCCCCTGTGAATAAAATCACTGTAGTTCCAAGAAGCCACGGCGTTGGAGGATTTACTCAATATCGCGAGGAAGAAGAAAAGAATTTTATGACTCGCAAAGACATAATAAACGAAGTTGACAGTTGTTTAGGCGGGCGCGCAGCAGAAGAAGTTTTGTTGGGAGATATTTCGACAGGAGCTTCAAACGATATTGCGCGTGCAACAGAGTTGATAAAACGCATGATTACCGACTTTGGAATGTCCGAAAAATTCAAAAATATGACTCTTGGCAAAGGCGTTTTAGGTCATCAAGGGGCAGACCCAAACATTTATAGAGAATTTTCAGAAGAAACACAGCGCTATATCGACGAAGAAATTGCAAAGATAATGGATGAAAGATATTCTCACGTTTTAAAACTCCTAGGCGAGCACAAAGAACTTTTGGATTACATTGCAAACAGGCTTTTGGAAATTGAAACGATGGACGGCAAAGAATTCTACGAAATCGTAAAAAACGAACAGCATTGCAAAGAACTCGTTCAAAATCAAGCATCGCCAGAAGTAGCGGCTGCCGTTGACGGCGAAAGCCAATAA
- the fliS gene encoding flagellar export chaperone FliS encodes MGYFNTNPYATYQNTGIKTASQGKLVVLLYEGAIKNLTSALECFKADGTIQAKNIEKFGSFIMKTQDIISELEVSLDMEKGGQISTNLMSLYVYFNQELMAANISKDKKKIEFVLKMLNELSSAWNQAANSQANSPANSRISNGLNIEG; translated from the coding sequence ATGGGATATTTTAACACAAATCCTTATGCGACTTATCAAAACACGGGAATAAAGACGGCGAGTCAGGGAAAACTCGTAGTTCTTTTGTATGAAGGAGCGATAAAAAATTTGACATCCGCTTTGGAATGTTTTAAAGCAGACGGAACTATACAAGCCAAAAATATCGAAAAATTCGGCAGTTTTATAATGAAAACTCAAGACATCATAAGCGAACTGGAAGTTAGTTTGGATATGGAAAAGGGTGGTCAAATTTCTACAAATTTGATGTCGCTCTATGTTTATTTTAATCAGGAACTGATGGCAGCAAATATTTCTAAAGATAAAAAGAAGATTGAATTCGTGCTTAAAATGTTGAACGAACTTTCTTCTGCATGGAATCAGGCGGCAAACAGTCAGGCTAATTCTCCTGCAAACAGCCGCATTTCTAACGGCTTAAATATTGAGGGGTAA
- the polA gene encoding DNA polymerase I: MENFIDDNTVFILDSYGLIFREYYAFFSRPLTDSKGQNVSAIFGFFRNLSIIFKTYKPKYFVAAMDSRTPTFRHQMYDKYKATRAKTPEDLKAQFPIIEECLKTLGIKPLRVDGFEADDVVATIAKQCDRQNRHCLILSADKDLQQLAGKNIHILKPDKTKTWVEVDENGVASEWGVQPKKILDLLSLTGDSADNVPGVQGVGPKTAVKLIAEYETLENVLANADKIKGSLGEKLRTSKDEALLSKKLITLDENIPLNKSEPLLENEDLFKNFCTENLNFGDFAKEMTKRELPALAKTYSELKNSGGGSLPRAPAEPSSAAPSAGHIPATPLLKKNQGKYNLCTDLKSLEDFVTQAINSKIVAFDTETDSLNTLEANLVGFSLSYKEGSGIYVPLIVNEDPLFMRQLISKKDAFDQLKRLFDSNITIAMHNAKFDLEVLYSNGLDIINLENANSSYKLFDTMIAAWLLEPDRISKNPYSLETLSEQILGLKGTEFEEIVEKGKTFADVKLEDAANYAAEDSDFTLKLCNYYQNALKKESLWDLYTQVEIKVLPILAKMELEGIHLDSKVLNNYGAELKTQIQKAENEIYETVGHEFNIASPKQLSTVLFQERALPPGKKTKTGYSTDTDVLESLCALDTVPQMILDYRAKSKLLSTYVETLPKMTDTHGRIHTTFMQTGTATGRLSSKDPNLQNIPVRSEEGRKIRSAFTAPQGKILISADYAQIELVVLAHLSGDKNLCQAFMQGVDVHKSTASLIYGVSMNEVSAEMRRNAKTLNFGLMYGMGAFSLAKDLSISRSEAANFIENYFKVYSGVKDFFDRNVALAEQTGYIQTLMGRKRWIRGINSKNRMEKESAIRIAKNSPIQGSAADIVKKAMIDVSSNLNKSSTGAKLLLQVHDELILECDDDEKIIEKTIALLTEKMETTIKLNVPLRVSVEKGKSWGEFH, translated from the coding sequence ATGGAAAATTTTATAGACGACAACACAGTTTTTATATTAGACAGTTACGGACTTATATTCCGCGAATACTACGCTTTTTTTTCACGCCCGCTAACAGATTCCAAAGGACAAAATGTAAGCGCAATCTTTGGGTTTTTCAGGAATTTGAGCATCATTTTTAAAACCTACAAACCAAAATATTTTGTCGCTGCAATGGACAGCAGAACGCCAACATTCCGACACCAAATGTACGACAAATACAAGGCAACACGTGCAAAAACTCCAGAAGATTTAAAAGCGCAATTTCCAATCATAGAAGAATGCCTCAAAACGCTTGGCATAAAACCGCTTCGAGTAGACGGATTTGAAGCAGACGATGTGGTAGCAACAATAGCAAAGCAATGCGACAGACAAAACAGGCACTGCCTTATCTTAAGTGCAGACAAAGATTTACAGCAGCTTGCAGGAAAAAACATCCATATCTTAAAGCCTGATAAGACAAAAACCTGGGTCGAAGTCGACGAAAACGGCGTTGCTTCGGAATGGGGAGTTCAACCAAAAAAGATTCTGGACTTGCTAAGCCTAACAGGCGACAGTGCGGACAATGTTCCGGGCGTTCAAGGCGTGGGACCCAAAACAGCGGTAAAACTCATAGCCGAGTACGAAACTCTCGAAAATGTCCTTGCAAATGCAGATAAAATAAAGGGAAGTCTCGGCGAAAAACTTCGCACTTCAAAAGACGAGGCGCTTCTTTCAAAAAAATTGATAACCCTAGACGAGAATATTCCGCTCAACAAAAGCGAGCCGCTGCTTGAAAACGAGGATTTGTTCAAGAATTTTTGCACAGAAAATTTAAATTTTGGCGATTTTGCAAAAGAAATGACAAAGCGAGAGTTGCCTGCGCTTGCAAAAACCTACAGCGAGTTAAAAAATTCAGGAGGGGGAAGTCTCCCCCGCGCTCCGGCCGAGCCGTCCTCCGCTGCCCCCTCTGCGGGACACATTCCCGCAACGCCTTTGCTCAAAAAAAATCAAGGCAAGTACAATTTATGCACAGATTTAAAATCATTAGAAGATTTTGTAACGCAGGCAATAAATTCAAAAATCGTAGCCTTTGACACAGAAACAGACAGTTTAAACACCTTAGAAGCAAACCTTGTAGGTTTTTCACTTTCGTACAAAGAAGGCAGCGGAATTTATGTGCCTTTAATCGTAAACGAAGACCCGCTTTTTATGCGTCAACTCATTTCAAAAAAGGATGCCTTTGACCAGTTAAAAAGGTTATTCGATTCCAATATAACAATCGCAATGCACAATGCAAAGTTTGACCTAGAAGTTCTCTATTCAAATGGGCTGGATATAATAAATTTAGAAAACGCAAATTCATCATACAAACTCTTTGACACAATGATTGCTGCCTGGCTTTTAGAACCAGATAGAATTTCAAAAAATCCATATTCGCTGGAAACTTTGAGCGAGCAGATTCTAGGTTTAAAAGGCACAGAGTTTGAAGAAATTGTTGAAAAGGGCAAAACTTTTGCAGATGTAAAATTAGAAGACGCTGCAAATTATGCCGCAGAAGACAGCGACTTTACGCTCAAACTATGTAACTACTATCAAAACGCGTTAAAAAAAGAATCGCTTTGGGACTTATACACGCAGGTCGAAATAAAAGTTCTTCCAATACTCGCAAAGATGGAACTCGAAGGAATTCATTTGGATTCAAAAGTTCTAAATAATTATGGAGCAGAACTAAAAACTCAAATACAAAAAGCAGAAAACGAAATATACGAAACAGTCGGGCACGAATTCAACATAGCCTCTCCCAAACAGTTAAGCACAGTTCTCTTCCAAGAGCGCGCTCTTCCTCCAGGAAAAAAGACAAAGACTGGCTATTCTACAGATACAGATGTTTTGGAAAGCCTTTGCGCATTGGATACAGTTCCACAAATGATATTGGACTATAGAGCAAAATCAAAACTTCTTTCGACCTATGTGGAAACTCTGCCCAAAATGACAGATACCCACGGCAGAATCCACACAACCTTTATGCAAACAGGAACCGCAACAGGCAGGCTTTCTTCAAAAGATCCAAATTTGCAGAACATTCCAGTGCGTTCAGAAGAAGGACGAAAAATTCGCTCCGCATTTACAGCACCCCAGGGCAAAATTTTAATATCTGCAGATTACGCGCAGATTGAACTCGTGGTTCTGGCACATCTTAGTGGCGATAAAAATCTCTGCCAAGCTTTTATGCAAGGCGTTGATGTTCATAAATCTACAGCGTCGTTAATCTATGGCGTTTCGATGAATGAAGTGAGCGCAGAAATGAGACGCAACGCAAAAACGCTGAACTTTGGTTTGATGTACGGGATGGGTGCGTTTTCGCTTGCAAAAGATTTGAGCATAAGCCGTTCAGAAGCGGCAAATTTTATAGAAAACTATTTTAAAGTTTATTCTGGAGTAAAAGATTTTTTTGACAGGAATGTAGCACTCGCTGAACAGACAGGCTACATACAAACTCTGATGGGACGCAAACGCTGGATACGCGGAATAAACTCAAAAAACCGCATGGAAAAAGAAAGTGCCATACGAATCGCAAAAAACAGCCCAATTCAGGGAAGCGCCGCAGACATTGTAAAAAAAGCGATGATAGATGTTTCATCCAATCTTAACAAAAGCTCCACAGGTGCAAAACTTTTATTACAGGTCCACGATGAATTGATTTTAGAATGTGATGATGACGAAAAAATAATTGAAAAAACAATAGCACTTTTGACCGAAAAGATGGAAACCACAATCAAGTTAAACGTTCCGCTAAGGGTAAGCGTAGAAAAAGGAAAATCTTGGGGAGAGTTTCATTGA
- the flgN gene encoding flagellar export chaperone FlgN has protein sequence MELTNAEFEERVAILRRFKTLLEQQRNKFREYLLVLEKQQDKIEREDGDSLVAQTELEQQIVSNISCLQKVIEPMQSMYNSVSSKNLVSTEDKASVQQMQGELASLQQKVLEQNAKNRQLLKNHIEQIKEQLLNLKKSNPYFGKRSVYSQSKSVTSTFAIQA, from the coding sequence ATGGAATTGACCAATGCCGAATTTGAAGAAAGGGTTGCAATCTTAAGGCGATTTAAAACTTTGCTTGAGCAGCAACGCAATAAATTTAGAGAATATCTTCTTGTTTTGGAAAAACAGCAGGATAAAATTGAAAGAGAAGATGGAGATTCGTTAGTTGCTCAAACAGAACTCGAACAGCAGATTGTTTCGAATATTTCTTGTCTTCAAAAAGTGATTGAACCTATGCAATCAATGTACAATTCAGTTTCTTCTAAAAATCTTGTTTCAACCGAAGACAAAGCTAGCGTTCAGCAAATGCAAGGTGAACTCGCTTCTTTACAGCAAAAAGTTCTTGAACAGAATGCAAAAAACAGACAACTCTTAAAAAATCACATCGAGCAGATTAAAGAACAATTATTGAACTTAAAAAAATCAAATCCTTATTTTGGCAAACGCTCTGTGTATTCGCAGTCCAAATCTGTTACCAGCACTTTTGCGATACAAGCATAA
- a CDS encoding ATPase domain-containing protein: MVKQDLYNKSPVRLFDAATEGGLKEGGLGLVTSKKGLGKTSVLVQFGMDTLLKDEQLVHVTFDLHSSNVISWYDGIFAEIAKKSAGNSAELKTEVVSKRTILNFSLDNFTVEKVVNTLKALASAGIAVKGVVMDGIDFSKVSENDVKAVADYAKTEKVTIWGSATAEGTKLSDVVPQNLEKYFDAVVNLNQTGTSVAVDVLKLGDKKNVETNLKLDSKTLLISK; the protein is encoded by the coding sequence ATGGTAAAGCAGGATCTTTATAATAAAAGCCCGGTTCGTCTTTTTGACGCTGCCACAGAGGGCGGTCTAAAAGAAGGCGGACTTGGTCTTGTAACTTCTAAAAAAGGTTTAGGAAAAACATCTGTACTTGTTCAGTTTGGAATGGATACACTTTTGAAAGATGAACAGCTTGTTCACGTAACATTTGACCTTCATTCTTCAAATGTAATTTCCTGGTACGATGGAATTTTTGCAGAAATCGCAAAAAAATCCGCAGGAAACAGTGCAGAACTCAAAACAGAAGTTGTTTCAAAACGCACAATCTTGAACTTTTCTCTTGATAACTTCACTGTCGAAAAGGTTGTAAATACGCTCAAAGCGCTTGCTTCCGCAGGAATCGCAGTAAAAGGCGTAGTTATGGACGGAATCGATTTTTCAAAAGTTTCAGAAAACGATGTAAAGGCCGTAGCAGATTATGCAAAAACAGAAAAAGTAACAATTTGGGGCTCGGCAACAGCAGAAGGCACAAAACTTTCTGATGTTGTACCACAGAACCTCGAAAAATACTTTGACGCAGTTGTAAACTTGAATCAAACAGGCACAAGTGTAGCCGTAGATGTTCTAAAACTTGGCGACAAGAAAAACGTAGAAACAAATCTAAAGCTCGATTCAAAAACACTTCTTATTTCAAAATAG
- the fusA gene encoding elongation factor G: MAFDITKVRNIGISAHIDSGKTTTSERILFFCNKIHAIHEVRGKDGVGAVMDNMELERERGITIQSAATQVEWKDTTINLIDTPGHVDFTVEVERSLRVLDGAIMILCAVAGVQSQSITVDRQLKRYHVPRVAFVNKCDRQGANPIRVCGQLRDKLALNAHMVELPIGLEDKLEGVVDLVGMKAIYFDGENGESVRYAEIPAHLKDDAARYHQELLEEAANFDDALMEKVLEGSEPTEEELITAIRKGTLAEQFVGVFCGSAHANKGIQPLLDGVIRYLPNPTEVHNFALDLDKNEEQVELFNVPDKPAVALAFKLDDGQFGQLTYIRVYQGRIPKGIELTNVRTRKRFKVGRLVRMNSAAMEDISAAEPGDICALFGVDCASGDTFCAEGINVAMTSMFVPRPVISQAIKPKDKSMAANFAKALNRFTKEDPTFQTELDPESNETIIKGMGELHLAVYVERMKREYKCEVEVTPPKVAYRESIQARADFNYTHKKQTGGSGQYGRVAGFMEPLAEKDYEFVDAIKGGAIPNEYIPSCDKGFKRAMEKGSLIGAPVVGVKITINDGQYHPVDSSDIAFQTAAIGAFREGYEKAKPVILEPIMKVSIEGPTEFQGSMFGLINQRRGVILESTDENNMSTVNAEVPLSEMFGFSTILRSSTQGKAEFTMEFLKYGKLPNAVADELIKNYKESRKNA; the protein is encoded by the coding sequence ATGGCTTTTGATATTACTAAAGTACGTAATATCGGTATCAGTGCCCACATTGACTCAGGTAAGACAACAACTTCTGAACGCATCCTGTTCTTCTGTAACAAGATTCATGCAATTCATGAAGTTCGTGGTAAAGACGGTGTTGGTGCTGTGATGGATAACATGGAACTGGAACGCGAACGCGGTATCACAATCCAGTCAGCAGCGACTCAGGTAGAATGGAAAGATACTACAATCAACTTGATTGACACTCCAGGTCACGTAGACTTTACAGTTGAAGTTGAACGCTCTCTGCGCGTACTTGACGGTGCTATTATGATTTTGTGTGCGGTTGCTGGTGTTCAGTCACAGTCTATTACAGTAGACCGCCAGTTAAAGCGCTATCATGTACCTCGTGTTGCTTTTGTAAACAAATGTGACCGCCAAGGTGCAAATCCGATCCGTGTATGTGGACAGTTGAGAGATAAACTCGCATTAAACGCACACATGGTTGAACTTCCTATTGGTCTTGAAGATAAATTGGAGGGCGTTGTAGACCTCGTTGGTATGAAGGCTATCTATTTTGACGGAGAAAACGGAGAATCTGTACGCTATGCAGAAATTCCTGCTCACCTAAAAGATGACGCTGCTCGCTACCATCAGGAGTTGTTGGAAGAAGCTGCAAACTTTGATGACGCTTTGATGGAAAAAGTTCTTGAAGGTTCTGAGCCAACAGAAGAAGAGCTCATCACTGCAATCCGCAAGGGAACTCTTGCTGAACAGTTTGTAGGCGTATTCTGTGGTTCTGCTCATGCAAACAAGGGAATTCAGCCACTTCTCGACGGTGTAATCCGCTACTTGCCTAACCCAACCGAAGTTCACAACTTTGCTTTGGATCTCGACAAAAACGAAGAACAGGTTGAACTTTTCAATGTTCCAGATAAACCAGCTGTTGCACTCGCATTTAAACTTGATGATGGTCAGTTTGGACAGTTGACATATATCCGCGTATATCAGGGACGCATTCCAAAAGGAATTGAACTTACAAACGTACGCACCAGAAAAAGATTTAAGGTTGGTCGCTTAGTTCGTATGAATTCCGCAGCAATGGAAGATATAAGCGCAGCAGAACCTGGAGACATCTGTGCACTCTTTGGTGTAGATTGTGCATCAGGAGATACTTTCTGCGCAGAAGGAATTAATGTTGCAATGACTTCTATGTTTGTTCCTCGCCCAGTTATCTCGCAGGCTATTAAGCCAAAAGATAAATCTATGGCAGCAAACTTTGCGAAAGCTCTTAACCGCTTTACAAAAGAAGACCCTACTTTCCAAACAGAACTTGATCCTGAATCAAACGAAACAATCATCAAGGGAATGGGTGAACTTCACCTTGCAGTATATGTTGAACGCATGAAACGCGAATACAAATGCGAAGTTGAAGTAACACCTCCAAAGGTTGCATATAGAGAGTCAATTCAAGCACGCGCAGACTTCAATTACACTCACAAAAAGCAGACTGGTGGTTCTGGTCAGTACGGACGCGTTGCAGGTTTTATGGAACCGCTTGCAGAAAAAGATTACGAATTTGTTGACGCAATCAAGGGAGGAGCAATTCCTAACGAATACATTCCTTCTTGCGACAAGGGATTCAAGCGTGCAATGGAAAAAGGTTCTTTAATTGGTGCTCCAGTTGTTGGCGTAAAAATTACAATCAACGACGGTCAGTATCACCCAGTAGACTCTTCGGACATCGCATTCCAGACAGCAGCGATTGGTGCTTTCCGCGAAGGTTACGAAAAAGCAAAGCCTGTAATTCTTGAGCCTATAATGAAAGTTTCAATTGAAGGCCCAACAGAATTCCAAGGAAGCATGTTTGGTCTTATAAACCAGCGCCGTGGTGTAATTCTTGAATCCACAGACGAAAACAATATGTCAACAGTAAACGCAGAAGTGCCACTTTCAGAAATGTTTGGATTCTCTACAATCCTTCGTTCTTCAACACAAGGAAAAGCAGAATTTACAATGGAATTCTTAAAGTATGGCAAACTTCCTAACGCTGTAGCAGACGAATTGATTAAAAATTACAAAGAGTCAAGAAAGAACGCTTAA
- the coaE gene encoding dephospho-CoA kinase (Dephospho-CoA kinase (CoaE) performs the final step in coenzyme A biosynthesis.), whose translation MNLKKSKKFAQLTEQDLDFKIACVTGQMAAGKNFISNAMEKNFGCVSFDLDVCVHTVIKRNEKKILDAFSLDAKSAGIDLLSKDGSLDRRALGKLIFSDKTLIQKQENLVYPKVIKATKDFINKNSDKKLILNAALLYKTPELLALCEKIFFVRASFLKRLWRAVLRDKISIAQILKRFRAQRQVLLEYQKTGKQIVFIKN comes from the coding sequence TTGAATTTAAAAAAGAGTAAAAAATTCGCTCAATTAACAGAGCAAGATTTGGACTTTAAAATTGCGTGCGTTACAGGGCAGATGGCGGCAGGCAAAAATTTCATATCAAACGCGATGGAAAAGAATTTTGGTTGCGTTTCTTTTGATTTAGATGTTTGCGTTCACACTGTTATAAAAAGGAATGAAAAAAAAATATTGGACGCTTTTAGTTTAGATGCAAAAAGCGCAGGAATAGATTTGCTTTCAAAAGACGGCAGTTTAGACAGGCGTGCGTTAGGTAAATTAATTTTTTCTGATAAAACTCTCATTCAAAAGCAGGAAAATCTTGTATATCCAAAAGTCATAAAGGCGACAAAAGACTTTATCAATAAAAATTCCGACAAAAAATTGATATTGAATGCAGCTCTTCTGTATAAAACGCCAGAACTACTCGCCCTTTGCGAAAAGATTTTTTTCGTTAGAGCCTCGTTTTTAAAAAGGCTTTGGAGAGCAGTATTACGGGATAAAATTTCAATCGCACAGATTTTAAAAAGATTCCGTGCACAAAGGCAGGTACTTTTGGAATATCAAAAAACTGGCAAACAAATTGTTTTTATAAAAAATTAG
- a CDS encoding SPOR domain-containing protein: MEQKRILWIVAAAGVFLLVVMGGALILSSQKSKSEQNLYDISESWVNAPKTADVSPIEILPSTNAQTQPSEQVNSEDKGNNQNNSSPLKVENVTVISDNTLVYGTGSTTTIDLNSLKSNPPQDSTLLPKNDYTANRMNEVEENQISNKAQTNQKTSPDSYYAPQPKTQEQQKVVKSAQKSTSTAKKNENKKITKTEKTVQSQTVETYWIQVGSYEAKKSADEARSILDKIKIQNEVFTYKDSKGKLFFRVRAGPYTTKSEAEYWQKRILATDEFAKTKSYVVKN; this comes from the coding sequence ATGGAACAAAAAAGAATTTTATGGATTGTTGCCGCTGCTGGAGTATTTTTGCTCGTAGTAATGGGAGGCGCACTTATCCTTTCCTCTCAAAAAAGCAAGAGCGAGCAAAACCTTTACGATATTTCAGAAAGTTGGGTTAATGCGCCAAAAACGGCAGATGTTTCGCCGATAGAAATTTTACCGTCTACAAATGCACAAACTCAGCCGTCCGAACAGGTAAATTCCGAAGACAAAGGGAATAACCAAAACAACTCTTCTCCGTTAAAAGTTGAAAACGTAACTGTAATTTCTGACAACACTTTGGTTTACGGAACAGGCTCTACAACAACGATTGATTTGAACAGTTTAAAGTCAAATCCGCCACAGGATTCTACGCTGCTTCCAAAAAATGACTACACCGCAAACCGAATGAACGAAGTTGAAGAAAATCAAATTTCAAACAAGGCACAAACAAATCAAAAAACTTCGCCAGATTCGTATTATGCGCCACAGCCAAAAACGCAGGAACAGCAAAAAGTTGTAAAATCAGCACAAAAGAGCACTTCAACTGCAAAAAAGAACGAAAACAAAAAAATTACAAAAACAGAAAAAACTGTGCAAAGTCAAACGGTTGAAACTTACTGGATTCAAGTTGGTTCATACGAAGCGAAAAAATCCGCTGACGAAGCGCGCTCAATACTCGACAAAATAAAAATTCAAAACGAAGTTTTTACATATAAAGATTCAAAAGGAAAACTGTTCTTTAGAGTTAGAGCAGGTCCTTACACGACAAAAAGCGAAGCGGAATATTGGCAAAAAAGAATTCTGGCAACCGACGAATTTGCAAAGACAAAAAGTTATGTGGTAAAAAACTAA